The Lycium ferocissimum isolate CSIRO_LF1 chromosome 10, AGI_CSIRO_Lferr_CH_V1, whole genome shotgun sequence genome window below encodes:
- the LOC132034996 gene encoding probable LRR receptor-like serine/threonine-protein kinase At3g47570, with protein sequence MASMLPCLVCSNIFRSVVFIFLFSYYISVSTAKLSGNETDYLALLTFKIAIISDPLNITASWNESIHFCNWIGITCGRKHQRVVKIDLHYSELAGSLPSAVGNLSFLRELLLNNNSFTGQIPDEIGKLSRLDTLNLANNSFSYEIPKNISRCLNLHRIHLGENKLVGMIPMEFQFLIKLQRFYVFLNSLTGEVPFYLGNFSSLKSLSLGGNNFHGRIPDVFNGLKNLELLELGQNNLSGTIPSSIFNLSSLQMLQLEFNQLEGQFPSDIAFTLPRLVRVNLVDNRLTGRLPPSISNATKIKFLAVDNNNLTGNVPFLGSLNDLYWLGLSVNHFGKGKLEDLSFMSSLQNCTALKYLLLQNNNFGGILPSYMGNLSNLLWFTIGGNLIQGKIPMDIYLLTSLRVLGYEYNRLTGSIPESLGKLIQLNVLSLNNNQFSGVIPSSLGNLTRLTQLSLGSNALNGTLPSSLGHCKFLLHMNIRRNNLRGHIPSEYFRSLEALLDLDLSNNQITGPLPIDISMKNLYYLSLSHNNLSGEVPSNFDRLTGLRELYLDYNVLQGTIPPSLSSLKSLESLDLSHNNFVGKIPEFFSKLSSLKYLNLSHNNLDGEIPIEGVFSNKNQVSIDGNNKLCGGVPEFKMPKCTQISTSRRSHVSRPLILATSIPGGIVVLTAVMLLLYWLIKRKKSSISSENSTMDIILRVTYNTLHKATDGFSTTSLVRSGKFSSVYKGILDQNGKLVAIKVLKLQVRGASKTFIAECEALRQIRHRNLVRLLTSCSSIDYQGNDFKALIYEFVANGNLDNWLHQSVDHEESEEHRSLTMLQRLNIVIDVACALDYLHYHCGSPLLHCDIKPSNVLLDEDFVAHLGDFGLAKFLPEARDMLFTSQTSSTIKGTIGYVPPEYATGNIMSTYGDVYSFGILILETFTSKNPTDDIFENDLNLHNFVKLGIPEKVRDVVDATLLCNNDNNNSAATIECLISVLHIGIACSKELPKERMDIKDVVNELRSINNAFLRNIHS encoded by the exons ATGGCTTCAATGCTTCCCTGTTTAGTTTGTTCCAATATCTTCCGATCTGTGgttttcatctttctctttaGCTACTACATTTCAGTGTCCACTGCAAAACTTTCTGGCAATGAAACAGATTACTTAGCCTTGCTTACATTCAAGATTGCAATAATTTCTGATCCACTCAACATCACTGCTTCTTGGAATGAATCCATCCATTTTTGCAATTGGATTGGAATAACTTGTGGTAGAAAACACCAACGTGTCGTAAAAATCGACTTGCATTATAGTGAACTGGCAGGTTCATTGCCATCAGCAGTGGGTAATCTCAGTTTCCTGAGGGAACTTTTGCTTAACAACAATAGTTTCACAGGCCAAATACCTGATGAAATAGGCAAGTTGTCAAGACTTGACACATTGAACCTTGCAAACAATTCGTTTTCTTATGAAATACCAAAGAATATTTCGCGGTGCTTGAATCTTCATAGGATTCATTTGGGTGAAAATAAGCTAGTTGGTATGATTCCTATGGAGTTTCAGTTCTTGATTAAGCTTCAAAGGTTTTATGTTTTTCTCAATTCTTTAACTGGTGAGGTCCCATTTTATTTGGGCAATTTTTCTTCACTTAAAAGTCTCAGTCTAGGAGGAAATAATTTCCATGGAAGGATACCTGATGTTTTTAATGGGCTAAAAAATTTGGAGCTTCTTGAATTAGGACAGAATAATTTATCTGGAACCATCCCTTCATCAATATTCAACTTGTCATCTTTGCAGATGCTTCAGTTAGAATTCAATCAGCTTGAAGGGCAGTTTCCATCAGATATTGCATTCACTCTTCCAAGATTAGTGCGAGTCAATCTCGTGGACAATCGATTAACAGGGAGACTTCCTCCTTCAATATCAAATGCCACAAAGATTAAGTTTTTAGCTGTTGATAACAACAATCTCACTGGAAATGTTCCTTTTTTGGGAAGCCTCAATGATTTGTACTGGCTTGGACTATCTGTCAATCATTTTGGAAAAGGGAAGTTGGAGGACTTGAGTTTTATGTCTTCATTACAAAATTGTACCGCATTAAAATATTTGTTGCTTCAAAACAATAATTTTGGAGGAATCTTGCCAAGTTACATGGGAAATTTGTCCAACCTTTTGTGGTTTACAATAGGGGGGAATCTCATACAGGGAAAGATCCCAATGGACATTTATCTACTTACGAGCTTGAGGGTACTTGGTTATGAATATAACCGTCTCACGGGTAGTATTCCAGAGTCTTTGGGAAAACTTATTCAACTGAATGTGTTGTCcctcaacaacaaccaattcTCAGGGGTGATTCCATCTTCTCTAGGAAATTTGACAAGGTTGACTCAACTCAGCCTCGGAtcaaatgctttaaatggtaCGTTACCGTCTAGTCTTGGACACTGCAAATTTTTATTGCATATGAATATTAGAAGAAACAATCTTAGAGGTCACATACCAAGTGAATATTTCAGGTCTCTGGAGGCACTTTTAGATTTAGACCTATCAAACAACCAGATAACAGGACCTCTTCCTATAGATATTAGCATGAAGAACTTGTATTACTTGAGTCTCTCACACAATAATTTATCTGGTGAAGTACCTAGCAATTTTGATAGATTGACTGGTTTGAGGGAGCTCTATCTTGATTACAATGTTCTTCAAGGAACTATCCCTCCATCCTTGAGTTCTTTGAAAAGTCTAGAATCACTTGATCTTTCACATAACAACTTTGTAGGGAAGATCCCAGAATTTTTCAGTAAACTCTCTTCTTTGAAATACCTGAATTTGTCTCACAATAATTTGGATGGTGAGATACCTATTGAAGGAGTTTTCTCAAACAAGAATCAAGTCTCAATTGATGGAAACAACAAGCTTTGCGGAGGTGTTCCAGAGTTCAAAATGCCAAAATGCACTCAAATATCCACATCAAGAAGATCACACGTCTCTCGTCCGTTGATACTTGCAACATCAATTCCAGGAGGAATAGTAGTACTAACAGCGGTGATGCTTCTTCTTTATTGGCTTattaagagaaagaaaagttcAATCTCATCAGAGAACTCGACGATGGATATTATCCTCAGAGTGACTTACAATACTCTCCACAAAGCAACGGATGGCTTCTCTACGACAAGTTTGGTGCGATCAGGAAAGTTTAGCTCGGTTTACAAAGGCATTCTGGATCAGAATGGAAAACTGGTTGCAATAAAAGTACTTAAACTTCAAGTTAGAGGAGCTTCCAAGACCTTTATAGCAGAGTGTGAAGCATTGAGGCAAATTAGACATAGAAACTTGGTGAGGCTTTTAACATCTTGTTCAAGCATTGATTACCAAGGCAATGATTTTAAGGCCCTGATTTATGAGTTCGTCGCCAATGGTAATTTGGACAACTGGTTGCACCAAAGTGTGGATCATGAGGAAAGTGAGGAACATAGAAGTTTAACCATGCTACAAAGACTCAATATTGTAATTGATGTGGCTTGTGCACTAGATTATCTTCATTATCATTGTGGATCACCATTGCTTCATTGTGATATCAAACCAAGTAATGTGCTTTTAGATGAAGATTTTGTGGCTCATTTAGGTGACTTTGGATTGGCAAAGTTCTTACCAGAGGCTAGAGATATGCTCTTCACTAGTCAAACCAGTTCTACTATAAAAGGGACCATTGGATATGTTCCACCGG AGTACGCTACGGGCAATATTATGTCAACTTACGGGGATGTGTATAGTTTTGGAATTTTAATACTGGAAACATTCACCAGCAAGAATCCTACGGATGATATTTTCGAGAATGATCTAAACCTCCATAATTTTGTTAAGTTGGGGATACCAGAAAAGGTAAGAGATGTTGTTGATGCTACACTGTTATGCAACAACGACAATAACAATAGTGCTGCAACAATTGAGTGCCTGATATCAGTTCTTCATATTGGAATTGCTTGTTCCAAGGAGCTGCCAAAAGAGCGCATGGATATTAAGGATGTTGTAAATGAACTACGATCCATTAATAATGCCTTTCTTCGAAACATCCACAGTTGA
- the LOC132034225 gene encoding probable LRR receptor-like serine/threonine-protein kinase At3g47570 isoform X2: protein MNNLSGGIPMSIFNLSSLDTLQLNFNKFEGVLPSNKGFNLPSIKFFLLVGNELTGNLPASLLNSTSLMEFGIDANNFTGEVPAFGSQKNLYWLGLSQNHFGNGMLDDMNFMYSLQNCTGLEQLILENNNLGGVLPKYIGNMSNLLRFSIGGNLIRGNIPTEISQLENLQVLSLKRNNFTGMIPKSIGQLRQLSMLHLHHNKFSGEIPHSLGNLTRLIELNLGSNNLQGTVPSSLGSCKFLSHLYLNGNHLGGPIPKEMFKLSLIEFDLSSNHLTGYFPVEIDAGNLNGLRNLIYMNLSYNNLSGEIPRSFGTLTTLTELYLGNNALQGAIPSSLSSLRSLEYVDLSHNHFVGKIPNFLDEFVSLKFLNLSYNDLEGEVPLKGVFRNMSAVSIVGNTELCGGIPEFKMPKCSDKLVSRRRRLSHRLIIVMLIIGGLLAATTGGLVLFWCAKRKKRSTSSENSSLDMIPRVTYNTLHKATNGFSISNMIGSGTFSSVYKGILEENGKFVAIKVLKLQVRGASKSFLTECEALKHIKHRNLVKLLTSCSSIDHQGNDFKALIYEFMANGNLSNWLHQKDTDGEENHEPKTLNTLQRLNVVIDVASALDYLHHQSGTPLTHRDIKPNNVLLDEDFVAHLGDFGLAKFLPDAAHLLSLSQSSSLNISGTIGYVPPEYATGNTFSTYGDVYSYGILLLETFTGRSPTDDIFKDGLNLHDFVKRAVPEQVKDVSDPILVYDERGRLISTNKTIECLSLIFRIGIACSVESAKDRMDIADVVNELSVIKDDLLRN, encoded by the exons ATGAATAATCTCTCTGGAGGTATTCCTATGTCAATTTTCAACTTGTCGTCGTTGGACACTCTTCagttaaattttaataaatttgaaGGGGTCCTTCCATCAAATAAGGGGTTCAATCTTCCAAGCATTAAGTTCTTTCTCCTTGTGGGAAATGAACTGACAGGAAACTTGCCTGCTTCACTATTAAATTCCACATCACTTATGGAATTTGGTATCGACGCCAATAATTTCACCGGAGAAGTGCCAGCCTTTGGAAGCCAAAAGAATTTGTACTGGCTTGGACTTTCTCAAAATCATTTTGGAAATGGAATGTTGGATGATATGAATTTTATGTATTCCCTGCAAAATTGTACTGGGTTAGAGCAGCTAATACTGGAAAACAACAATCTTGGAGGAGTACTGCCAAAATATATTGGCAACATGTCCAATCTTTTGCGGTTTTCTATAGGAGGAAATCTCATCCGTGGAAACATTCCCACAGAGATTTCACAACTTGAAAACCTTCAAGTACTTAGTTTGAAGAGAAATAATTTTACTGGTATGATTCCCAAGTCTATTGGACAACTAAGGCAACTTAGTATGTTACACCTTCACCACAACAAATTTTCAGGGGAGATTCCACATTCTCTTGGAAATTTGACAAGGTTGATTGAACTCAATTTGGGATCAAACAACTTGCAAGGTACTGTGCCATCAAGTCTTGGAAGCTGCAAGTTCTTATCGCACTTGTATCTGAATGGAAATCACCTTGGTGGTCCTATACCGAAGGAAATGTTTAAGCTCTCCCTTATAGAATTTGACCTCTCAAGTAACCACTTGACGGGGTATTTTCCTGTAGAGATTGACGCTGGAAACTTGAATGGATTGAGAAACTTGATCTACATGAACCTTTCATACAACAATTTATCGGGTGAAATACCAAGAAGCTTTGGCACTTTGACTACTTTGACGGAGCTATACCTTGGTAACAATGCTCTACAGGGAGCTATTCCTTCATCCTTGAGTTCTTTGAGAAGTCTTGAATATGTGGATCTTTCTCATAACCACTTTGTAGGGAAAATCCCAAATTTTCTGGATGAATTTGTCTCCTTGAAGTTCCTAAATTTGTCTTATAATGATTTAGAGGGTGAGGTACCTTTGAAAGGAGTTTTCAGAAACATGAGTGCTGTTTCAATTGTTGGGAATACTGAGCTATGTGGTGGTATTCCAGAGTTCAAAATGCCAAAGTGCAGCGACAAATTAGTATCCAGAAGACGAAGGTTATCTCATAGATTGATAATAGTAATGCTAATTATTGGAGGATTATTGGCAGCAACGACTGGGGGCCTTGTTCTTTTCTGGTGTGCTAAGAGAAAAAAGAGGTCTACTTCATCAGAGAATTCATCGTTGGACATGATCCCAAGAGTGACTTACAATACTCTTCACAAAGCAACTAATGGCTTCTCTATTTCAAACATGATTGGTTCGGGTACATTTAGCTCAGTCTACAAAGGCATTCTAGAGGAAAATGGAAAGTTTGTTGCTATAAAGGTACTCAAACTCCAAGTTAGGGGAGCTTCTAAGAGCTTTCTTACCGAGTGTGAAGCACTAAAGCATATCAAGCACAGAAACCTAGTAAAACTTTTAACCTCATGTTCAAGTATTGATCACCAAGGTAATGACTTCAAGGCTCTCATTTATGAGTTCATGGCTAACGGTAATTTGTCAAATTGGTTGCACCAAAAAGATACAGATGGTGAGGAAAATCATGAGCCTAAAACTTTGAACACGCTACAGAGACTCAATGTGGTAATTGATGTGGCATCTGCATTAGATTATCTTCATCATCAATCTGGCACGCCATTGACACATCGCGATATCAAACCAAATAATGTGCTATTAGATGAAGATTTTGTTGCTCACTTAGGTGACTTTGGACTGGCCAAGTTTCTGCCAGACGCTGCACATTTGCTCTCCTTAAGCCAATCCAGCTCTCTCAATATAAGTGGGACCATTGGATATGTTCCACCTG AATATGCTACAGGCAATACGTTTTCAACCTATGGAGATGTGTATAGCTATGGAATTCTACTGTTGGAAACATTTACCGGAAGAAGTCCAACGGATGATATTTTCAAGGATGGTCTAAACCTTCATGATTTTGTTAAGAGAGCTGTACCTGAGCAAGTGAAAGATGTTTCTGATCCTATACTTGTCTATGATGAAAGGGGCAGACTGATTAGCACCAATAAAACAATTGAGTGCCTCTCATTGATTTTTCGGATTGGGATTGCTTGTTCAGTGGAATCTGCAAAAGATCGCATGGACATTGCCGATGTTGTTAATGAGTTGAGTGTAATCAAAGATGACTTGCTGAGGAACTAG
- the LOC132034225 gene encoding probable LRR receptor-like serine/threonine-protein kinase At3g47570 isoform X1, which produces MHQTPTIVCLIFHLLSFYFLSKSCAKLSANDTDHLALLSFKNAIISDPLNITTSWNSSSHFCNWIGITCGNKHRRVVKILLKSSKLVGSLSPAVGNLSFLRVLRLSNNSFTGQIPEEIGKLSRLQALNLANNSFLGEIPRNISRCSNLDFLHLGNNKLSGSIPMELRSLNKLENLLLQVNKLTGEIPAYLGNHSSLLAIALGDNQLHGRIPDIFGGLKHLVFLDFAMNNLSGGIPMSIFNLSSLDTLQLNFNKFEGVLPSNKGFNLPSIKFFLLVGNELTGNLPASLLNSTSLMEFGIDANNFTGEVPAFGSQKNLYWLGLSQNHFGNGMLDDMNFMYSLQNCTGLEQLILENNNLGGVLPKYIGNMSNLLRFSIGGNLIRGNIPTEISQLENLQVLSLKRNNFTGMIPKSIGQLRQLSMLHLHHNKFSGEIPHSLGNLTRLIELNLGSNNLQGTVPSSLGSCKFLSHLYLNGNHLGGPIPKEMFKLSLIEFDLSSNHLTGYFPVEIDAGNLNGLRNLIYMNLSYNNLSGEIPRSFGTLTTLTELYLGNNALQGAIPSSLSSLRSLEYVDLSHNHFVGKIPNFLDEFVSLKFLNLSYNDLEGEVPLKGVFRNMSAVSIVGNTELCGGIPEFKMPKCSDKLVSRRRRLSHRLIIVMLIIGGLLAATTGGLVLFWCAKRKKRSTSSENSSLDMIPRVTYNTLHKATNGFSISNMIGSGTFSSVYKGILEENGKFVAIKVLKLQVRGASKSFLTECEALKHIKHRNLVKLLTSCSSIDHQGNDFKALIYEFMANGNLSNWLHQKDTDGEENHEPKTLNTLQRLNVVIDVASALDYLHHQSGTPLTHRDIKPNNVLLDEDFVAHLGDFGLAKFLPDAAHLLSLSQSSSLNISGTIGYVPPEYATGNTFSTYGDVYSYGILLLETFTGRSPTDDIFKDGLNLHDFVKRAVPEQVKDVSDPILVYDERGRLISTNKTIECLSLIFRIGIACSVESAKDRMDIADVVNELSVIKDDLLRN; this is translated from the exons ATGCATCAAACTCCAACAATAGTCTGTctaatttttcatcttctatccTTCTATTTCCTCTCTAAGTCTTGCGCAAAACTCTCAGCAAATGATACTGATCATTTGGCCCTTCTTTCCTTTAAAAATGCAATAATCTCCGACCCACTCAACATAACAACTTCTTGGAATTCATCTAGCCATTTCTGCAATTGGATTGGCATAACTTGTGGCAACAAGCACCGTCGAGTCGTTAAGATTCTCTTGAAATCTAGCAAATTGGTTGGTTCATTGTCACCTGCAGTTGGTAACCTTAGTTTCCTCAGGGTACTCCGGCTCAGCAATAACAGTTTCACTGGCCAAATTCCTGAAGAAATAGGCAAGCTTTCAAGATTACAGGCATTGAACTTAGCAAACAATTCCTTTCTTGGTGAAATACCAAGAAACATATCACGGTGCTCGAATCTTGATTTTCTTCATTTAGGTAATAACAAGCTAAGTGGTAGCATTCCAATGGAGTTGAGATCATTGAATAAACTTGAGAATTTGCTCCTTCAGGTGAACAAATTGACTGGAGAAATTCCAGCTTATCTGGGAAATCATTCTTCATTGTTGGCAATTGCACTAGGAGATAATCAGTTACATGGAAGGATACCTGATATTTTTGGTGGACTGAAACATTTGGTGTTTCTTGATTTTGCCATGAATAATCTCTCTGGAGGTATTCCTATGTCAATTTTCAACTTGTCGTCGTTGGACACTCTTCagttaaattttaataaatttgaaGGGGTCCTTCCATCAAATAAGGGGTTCAATCTTCCAAGCATTAAGTTCTTTCTCCTTGTGGGAAATGAACTGACAGGAAACTTGCCTGCTTCACTATTAAATTCCACATCACTTATGGAATTTGGTATCGACGCCAATAATTTCACCGGAGAAGTGCCAGCCTTTGGAAGCCAAAAGAATTTGTACTGGCTTGGACTTTCTCAAAATCATTTTGGAAATGGAATGTTGGATGATATGAATTTTATGTATTCCCTGCAAAATTGTACTGGGTTAGAGCAGCTAATACTGGAAAACAACAATCTTGGAGGAGTACTGCCAAAATATATTGGCAACATGTCCAATCTTTTGCGGTTTTCTATAGGAGGAAATCTCATCCGTGGAAACATTCCCACAGAGATTTCACAACTTGAAAACCTTCAAGTACTTAGTTTGAAGAGAAATAATTTTACTGGTATGATTCCCAAGTCTATTGGACAACTAAGGCAACTTAGTATGTTACACCTTCACCACAACAAATTTTCAGGGGAGATTCCACATTCTCTTGGAAATTTGACAAGGTTGATTGAACTCAATTTGGGATCAAACAACTTGCAAGGTACTGTGCCATCAAGTCTTGGAAGCTGCAAGTTCTTATCGCACTTGTATCTGAATGGAAATCACCTTGGTGGTCCTATACCGAAGGAAATGTTTAAGCTCTCCCTTATAGAATTTGACCTCTCAAGTAACCACTTGACGGGGTATTTTCCTGTAGAGATTGACGCTGGAAACTTGAATGGATTGAGAAACTTGATCTACATGAACCTTTCATACAACAATTTATCGGGTGAAATACCAAGAAGCTTTGGCACTTTGACTACTTTGACGGAGCTATACCTTGGTAACAATGCTCTACAGGGAGCTATTCCTTCATCCTTGAGTTCTTTGAGAAGTCTTGAATATGTGGATCTTTCTCATAACCACTTTGTAGGGAAAATCCCAAATTTTCTGGATGAATTTGTCTCCTTGAAGTTCCTAAATTTGTCTTATAATGATTTAGAGGGTGAGGTACCTTTGAAAGGAGTTTTCAGAAACATGAGTGCTGTTTCAATTGTTGGGAATACTGAGCTATGTGGTGGTATTCCAGAGTTCAAAATGCCAAAGTGCAGCGACAAATTAGTATCCAGAAGACGAAGGTTATCTCATAGATTGATAATAGTAATGCTAATTATTGGAGGATTATTGGCAGCAACGACTGGGGGCCTTGTTCTTTTCTGGTGTGCTAAGAGAAAAAAGAGGTCTACTTCATCAGAGAATTCATCGTTGGACATGATCCCAAGAGTGACTTACAATACTCTTCACAAAGCAACTAATGGCTTCTCTATTTCAAACATGATTGGTTCGGGTACATTTAGCTCAGTCTACAAAGGCATTCTAGAGGAAAATGGAAAGTTTGTTGCTATAAAGGTACTCAAACTCCAAGTTAGGGGAGCTTCTAAGAGCTTTCTTACCGAGTGTGAAGCACTAAAGCATATCAAGCACAGAAACCTAGTAAAACTTTTAACCTCATGTTCAAGTATTGATCACCAAGGTAATGACTTCAAGGCTCTCATTTATGAGTTCATGGCTAACGGTAATTTGTCAAATTGGTTGCACCAAAAAGATACAGATGGTGAGGAAAATCATGAGCCTAAAACTTTGAACACGCTACAGAGACTCAATGTGGTAATTGATGTGGCATCTGCATTAGATTATCTTCATCATCAATCTGGCACGCCATTGACACATCGCGATATCAAACCAAATAATGTGCTATTAGATGAAGATTTTGTTGCTCACTTAGGTGACTTTGGACTGGCCAAGTTTCTGCCAGACGCTGCACATTTGCTCTCCTTAAGCCAATCCAGCTCTCTCAATATAAGTGGGACCATTGGATATGTTCCACCTG AATATGCTACAGGCAATACGTTTTCAACCTATGGAGATGTGTATAGCTATGGAATTCTACTGTTGGAAACATTTACCGGAAGAAGTCCAACGGATGATATTTTCAAGGATGGTCTAAACCTTCATGATTTTGTTAAGAGAGCTGTACCTGAGCAAGTGAAAGATGTTTCTGATCCTATACTTGTCTATGATGAAAGGGGCAGACTGATTAGCACCAATAAAACAATTGAGTGCCTCTCATTGATTTTTCGGATTGGGATTGCTTGTTCAGTGGAATCTGCAAAAGATCGCATGGACATTGCCGATGTTGTTAATGAGTTGAGTGTAATCAAAGATGACTTGCTGAGGAACTAG